The nucleotide sequence AATGAAACAGTTGCAGCATTTGACTTATTAGTCCCAGGGATTGGTGAGTTAATTGGTGGATCACAACGTGAAGAAAACTACGATAAATTACTTAAGAGAATTAATGAATTAAACATTGATGCTGAATCCCTTGAGTGATATTTAAACTTAAGAAACTTCGGAGATTCAGGTAGTGCCGGATTTGGATTAGGATTTGAAAGACTTGTAATGTACGTAACAGGTGCTGACAACATTCGTGACGTAATTCCTTATCCTAGAACTAGCGGAAACATCAGAATGTAAAAATAAAGAGCAAACCCTTATGCGGTTCGCTCTTTTTTGTACCTAAATTGTAAATACTTGATCAAGTTTAGCAATCATTTGTTGGTTAAAATGGTGCGACACGAAGATAATTGTTTTATTTAGACTAACCAAATAATCAAAAATTTTGACTTGATTTGCTTTGTCAATGTTACTTAATGATTCGTCCAAAACATAAATGTTTTTATCTTGCATTAATGTGTTTAATAAAATCAATCTTTGTTTTTGACCTAAAGAGAGTTTGTTAGTTTCAGTGTTTTGGTTAAAATCAATAAAATCAATTACTAAATTATCTAGTAAATCCTGAACCTGACTTTGTTGTCAATATTCTTTTTCAATTATTTCAGGTAAGATAATTTCATCATTCATCAATGCAAAATTACTTGATAAATCGTCACTTTTTTGAATGGTATAATCGTTTAATTTGATTGTCCCTTGATAATTTGGTAATAAGTTAAAAATTAACTCAACTAATGTTGATTTACCTGCTCCAGATTTACCTGAAATCAAGTATTTTTTGTTTTTATCGATTGTTAAATTTATGTTGTCTAAAATTTGTTTATCTTCATATTTAAAAGATAAATTTTCAATGCTTAATTTTTCAAATTCGACTTTGTTTAAGAGATTTTTGGTTTGGAATTTTGCAAAGAAATCGTTAACTTTTTTGTTGTATTCTTTGATTAATTTTACATCTTCGAACACATCAAATAAAGCTCTAAAGTTACTATCAAAACGATTGAAGTATGTAACAAAAATGATAAATAGTGACAAGCTAATGATTTGATTTTGATACATCAATAAACCGGTTACAAAACAAGTTGCTAAAGCGATTCAATTCAGTAAATTTTGAATAAAACCGAATGTTGATGAAATTGCAGCATATTTAGCTTCTTTGATGTAAATACCATTGATATTTTTGACAAATAAGTGAGCAATTAATTTAGTTTTATCTGCAAAGACGAAACTTAAAAAGTTATTTGCATAATTTCCAATTTTAATAAAAAGATTTTCCTGCAATGCTTTTGCTCGAACGGTGTTTTTAGCTTTGAATTTAATGGTGATAAGTTGTATTAAGAATTTAACAATTGATATAGCTCAAAAAATCAAAATAATCATTCAAGCTAAATAAGCGTATAAAATTGTGTATCCGATAACTACTGTAATATAGGATAGAATGGTTACTTGAACCAGTGCGTATTGAGCAACGTTATTTGAGTCTGTTTCAAGTAAGTTAAGAAAACTTTCGTTAGCCTGATTTTTGAAATCTCTTGGATGAATTTCGTTTAATTTATTAAAGAAAGCGTAACGTAAATTATTTTGAGTTGAGTATATTAATCAGATAAATAATTTTTGTTTATAGTACTCAAAAAAGATTGAAAAGATTTCACATCCGATAAATCCTAAAAGAAAATAGAGTGACATACTTAATTGTGAAGCATTCAGGTTTTCAAGCGCTTTATAGAATAATCATGTGCCTAAAACAATAAAAATTGAATTCAAAACACCAATAAACAAAGCTTTAAAATACGATTTTTTATCTTGTAAAATTAATCTATTTCACTTCATGTATTGCTCCTTGTTCAATTTTTCAAACTCGGTTAAAGAAACTTTGTTGTGTAGGTGTTAAATTGTGTGAAACTAAAATGATGGTTCGATTTAATTTACTAATGTATTCTAAAATAATATCAAGTGTTTTGTGGTCAATATTACTTAAAGATTCATCTAAAAATAAGACTTCTTTATCACTATTAAGTGCACGAATTAATTGAATTCTTTGCAATTGACCAAGTGAATGTTGATAATTATTTGTGTCCACTGACTCATTTAAGTCTAATTCACTTAACTTAAAAATGTCAATTAGATCACGAGTTTGAGCTTCTTTATCTGGATCAAAAAATGTTAAATTCTCCATTAAGGTACCTTCAATTAAATCACCTTTTTCGCGTGAAAGGTACGAGATATTGAATAAATCTAAATTGTTTACTTTATTATTATTTAATTCAATTTGTGTTTCGGAAGAAAAAGGTAATAAACCACTTAAATATTTAATCAATGAACTTTTTCCGGAACCGCTGTGTCCGAAAATTACAATTTTGTCATTTTGATTAATTTGTAAATTAACATTTGATAATATTGTTGTTTTTTCTTCAGGAGTAATAATTTTAGCGTTATTATATTTAATTTCCTGAATTGTCCCGTTA is from Mycoplasmopsis pullorum and encodes:
- a CDS encoding ATP-binding cassette domain-containing protein; its protein translation is MKWNRLILQDKKSYFKALFIGVLNSIFIVLGTWLFYKALENLNASQLSMSLYFLLGFIGCEIFSIFFEYYKQKLFIWLIYSTQNNLRYAFFNKLNEIHPRDFKNQANESFLNLLETDSNNVAQYALVQVTILSYITVVIGYTILYAYLAWMIILIFWAISIVKFLIQLITIKFKAKNTVRAKALQENLFIKIGNYANNFLSFVFADKTKLIAHLFVKNINGIYIKEAKYAAISSTFGFIQNLLNWIALATCFVTGLLMYQNQIISLSLFIIFVTYFNRFDSNFRALFDVFEDVKLIKEYNKKVNDFFAKFQTKNLLNKVEFEKLSIENLSFKYEDKQILDNINLTIDKNKKYLISGKSGAGKSTLVELIFNLLPNYQGTIKLNDYTIQKSDDLSSNFALMNDEIILPEIIEKEYWQQSQVQDLLDNLVIDFIDFNQNTETNKLSLGQKQRLILLNTLMQDKNIYVLDESLSNIDKANQVKIFDYLVSLNKTIIFVSHHFNQQMIAKLDQVFTI